The Bradyrhizobium oligotrophicum S58 genome contains the following window.
CTCGGCAGCGGCGAGCTTCGCGGTCGACCAGATCCGCTCGATGCGTCCCTTGAAGGCGGCGAGCGCCTCGGCCGGCTCGCCGGCCATCGGCTGCTTGGTCGCGATCATGCGAATGAGCGTGGTCGTGGCGCGACCGGCCCAGTCGCGCAAATCCCAACCGGTCACGGCGAGCCGCGCGGCCTGGCCGACCGCAGGATTGGCTGCAGCGATCCGGCGCACGATCACCTCGACATGGCTGCCGGTGGCTTCCTGAACCGTGAACATCTGCGGCACGTAGTCCCGCATGATCGCCTCGGAACGCGCCGTCTTGGGCTGGGCAACGGCGTCGAGGGCCGTCCCGCGCAGCGACCGCAGCTTCTGCTCGATCGAATCCAAGGCTGCGACGTCCTCGCGAAGCTGCGCCAGACTACGCGCCTTCGCGAGCGCCTCATCGGAGCTTCCGGTGGTCTTTTTGAGCGCCGCAAGTTCCTCCGCCGTCGCCGCATTGGCGGATGCCAAGCGCGGGTTGACCCAGGCCCGCTCCACATTGAGCTTTTCGGGGAGCCGCAGCATGGCGGCCAGCAGTTGCGCATCGCTGCCCGCGGTGCGGGCCGCCTGCAGCGAGGTCAGCTGCTGCCAGGCGAACAGCACGGTGGCGAGCAGGCCGATGACGGCCCCGAGCAGCAGAGAGAGCAGGAAGACTTGACGAATGCGCACGATCGACCTCGCTGGAGAGCAGCCTGAGGTGCAGATAGCAGCACGGACTTCAATTTGGGGTTAAGAAACCCTGGCTCGCAACACCGAACGACAACTAATCAGGACGAGCGCTCAGCTCATGGACACGATGCACCAGGTTCCATCGTAGGAGCGGTTTCAATAGTCGACCTTCACCAGATAGAGCCCTTCCGGCGGCGCGACGACGCCGCAGGCGGCGCGGTTGCGCGCGGCGAGCGCGGCGGCGAGATCATCGGCGCTCCAGCGGCCCTGCCCGACCCACACCAGCGACCCGACCATCGAGCGCACCTGGCTGTGCAGGTAGGAGCGCGCCGAAGTGAGGATCGTCACCCCGTCGCCGTCCCTGACGACGTCGAGCTGATCAAGCGTCTTCTCCGGCGACTTCGCCTGGCATTCCGTGTCGCGGAAGGTCGTGAAATCATGCTTCCCGATCAGCCGCTGGGCGGCCGCGTGCATCGCGTCGGAATCGAGCCGTTGTGGCACGCGCCAGACGCGGCCGACCTCGAGCGCAAGATTGGGGCGGCGGTTGACGATGCGATAGCGATAGTGGCGTTTGCGGGCGGAGAACCGCGCCTCGAACGTCTCGGGCACGATCTCGGCGGCGAGCACGGCGACCGGATTCGGCCGCAGATGGGCGTTGAGCGCGTCGCGCAATTTGTCGGGCCGGAATTCCTTCTCGATGTCGCAATGCGCGACCTGGCCGGTGGCGTGAACGCCGGCATCGGTGCGCCCCGAGCCGTGCACGCGAGTCGGCACGCCGCAGGTCGCCTGCACTGCCGCTTCCAGCGCCCCCTGCACCGACGGCAGAGTCGCCTGCAGCTGCCAGCCGCAGAACGGCGCGCCGTCATATTCGATGGTAAGCTTGTAGCGGGGCATCGCCTCGATCGCGTTTGGCCGTCATTGCCGGGCTCGACCCGGCAACCCATCCAAGAACGAAGGTTGTTCGCGAGATGGATGCGCCGGTCAAGCCCGCGCATGACGGGTTGAGGACGTCAGCCGAAGCGCAGGCCCGGCGCAACGCGGGTCCCGCGCAGAAAATCGCCGGCCTTCATTGGCGCCTTGCCGGCGCGCTGCAGCTCGACGATGCGAATGGCGCCGTCGCCGCAGGCAATGGTGAGCTGTTCGTCCAACACGGTACCGGGCTCACCGGCGCCGGTCACCTGCTGGCAGCGCAGGATCTTCAGCCGCACCGCCTCACCGTCCAGCGCGACCTCACTCCAGGCGCCGGGAAACGGCGACAGGCCATGGATGTGCCGCAGCACAGCGTGGGCCGGCCTGGCCCAGTCGATCCGCGCCTCCGCCTTCTCGATCTTGGCCGCATAGGTCACGCCGTCCTCGGCCTGCTTCGTCAGCGTCAGCCCGCCGCGCTCCAGCGCCGCCATTGCCCGCACCATCAGGTCGGCGCCAATCCGCGCCAGTTTGTCGTGCAGGTCGGACGCGGTCATCGCATCGGTAATGCCCAGGCGCTCGGCCATCGCGACGTCGCCGGTGTCGAGGCCGACATCCATCTTCATCACCATGACGCCGGACTCGGCATCGCCTGCCATGATGGCACGGTTGATCGGCGCGGCGCCGCGCCAGCGCGGCAGCAGCGAAGCGTGGAGGTTGTAGCAGCCGAGCCCGGGCGCATCGAGAATGGCCTGCGGCAAGATCATGCCATAGGCGACCACGACGGCGGCATCAGCTCCATGCGCGCGAAACTCGGCCAGCGCCTCCGCCGTCCGCAGCGTCTTCGGCGTGAATACGGGAATGCCGAGCCGGCGCGCCTCGGTCTCGATCGGCGTCGGCTGCAGGGCAAGGCCACGGCGGCCGCCTGGCTTCGGCGCCCGCGTGTAGACGGCCGCGATCTCATGACCATGGCCGGCAAGCTCGAGCAGCGTCGGCACGGCGAAATCGGGCGTGCCCATGAAAATCAGGCGAAGCGGCATCGATACACTCTCGTCTTGCGAGGTCCGCCTCCCCGCGCTCGTCATGCCCGCGCTTGTCGCGGGCTTCCACGTCTTGCGTCGTTCCAGGCTATCGCGTGAATGGCCGGGTCAAGCCCGGCCATGACGGGTGAGTTTTGGATCTACTCCGCGCGCTTGGCGGCCTTGGTAAACTTCTTCATCACGCGGTCGCGCTTCAGCTTCGACAGATAGTCGATGAACAGCACGCCGTTGAGATGATCGATCTCGTGCTGGATGCAGGTGGCGTAGAGCCCCTCGGCATCCTCTTCCCGCAGCTTGCCGTCGAGATCGATGAATCGCACGCGCACCCGCGCCGGCCGTTCGACCTCCTCGTAATATTCGGGGATCGACAGGCAGCCTTCCTCGTACACCGACAACTCGTCGGACCTGGCGATGATCTCGGGATTGATGAAGACGCGCGGCTCGCGCTTGGTCTCGCCGCCCTCCGCGTCCGGCTTGGCCAGATCCATGGTGATGACGCGCAAGGGTTGTGCGACCTGGATCGCCGCGAGCCCGATGCCGGGCGCGTCGTACATGGTCTGGAACATGTCGTCGACCAGCTGCCGGATCTCCGGCGTGACCTTCTCGACAGGCTTGGACACCAGCCGCAACTGCTTGTCCGGCAGGATGATGATTTCGCGTAGTGACATGGGCGCGATTTAAGCCGGGGAACAGAGGCGGTCAATGTGATCGGGAGCGGTTAAGACATCGCTAACCAAGAATTTCAACGCTTCGTTAACCATGCTTCTTAACCCGGCGTTAACCATAAACGTTCTCTCTTCGTTCGCGAGGTCCAGCGAATCGGATAGACGGAGGCGATGACCGCCAGCCAATCCCTCAATCCTGTCGTCGTCATGATCGGCGATCTGCCCATCAGGGCCAGCGATGCGCTGATCGGATTTGGCGTTCTGGTGCTGCTGTTGCTCGTGATGATCGCCCTTGCGGTGACCCGCTCCGGCCGGCGCGGCGTGGAGCTTGCCGCCCAGCAGGCGATGCGCGCCGACGAGCTCGAACAGCGATTCGGCGACATGATGCGGATCCAGAGCGAGGCTTCGGGGCGGGTCGACGCGATGGCGCAACTCCTCGCCGGCCGCCAGGTAGATCTTGCCCGCAGCGTCAACGAACGGCTCGACGCCGTCACCCACCGCGTCGGCCAGTCGATGGAGCAGAGCACGCGCCACACCATGGACTCCTTGCGCGTGCTGCACGAGCGGCTCGGCATCATCGACAATGCCCATCGCGACCTCAGCGAACTGACGACGCAGGTGACCACGTTGCGCGACGTGCTCGCCAACAAGCAGTCGCGCGGCGCCTTCGGCCAGGCGCGCATGGAGGCGATCGTGCAGGACGGGCTGCCGAAAGGCAGCTACGCGTTCCAGTACACCCTCGCCAGCGGCAAGCGGCCGGACTGCGTGGTGTTCCTGCCCGACGCCCGGCCGCTTTGCATCGATGCCAAGTTTCCGCTGGAGGCGGTGACCGCGCTGCATGACGCCGCAAGCGAGGAGGAAAAGCGTGTCGCTGCGCAGCGGCTGCGCACCGACGTGCTGCGCCACGTCAACGACATCGCCGAAAAATATCTGGTCGTCGGCGAGACGCAGGACACCGCGCTGATGTTCGTGCCCTCGGAATCGGTCTACGCCGAGATTCATGACGGCTTCGACGACGTCATCCAGAAGGCCTACCGCGCCCGTGTCGTGCTGGTGTCGCCATCGCTCTTGATGCTGGCGATCCAGGTCATGCAGCAGATCATGAAGGACGCCCGCATCCGCGACGCCGCCGATCAGATCCGCAACGAGGTGATCCATCTCGGCGACGATCTCGGCCGCCTGCGCGAGCGCGTGCTCAAGCTGCAGAAACATTTCGGCGATGTCGGCGAAGACATCCGCCAGATCCTCATTTCCGCCGACAAGATCGAAAAGCGCGCGAGCCGCATCGAGGAGCTGGATTTCAGCAAGCAGGACGCGGCCGTGGAGTCGCCGCGGATTGCGCCGAGCACAGGCGCGACGCCGGACTTGTTTCCGCTGGCGGGGCGGATGCAGGCGGGGGAGTGATGAGGGGACTGCCTTGGTTGCAGGAGGGGGCAATCCCAACAACACTGTCATCGCCCGGCTTGACCGGGCGATCCAGTATTCCAGAGACGTCAGATGAGTGCACGGAGCTACTACGTGTACATCCTCGCCAGCCATATTGGCGGCACGCTGTACATCGGAGTCACCAACGACCTGATCCGTCGGGTCGCCGAGCACCGATCGAAGGTCTCCGAGAGCTTCACCAAACGCTACGGTGTGACCAAGCTCGTTTACTTCGAGGCATTCGAACAGATCGAGCAAGCGATCCATCGCGAGAAGCGCTTGAAGAAATGGCAGCGGGATTGGAAGATTTCTTTGATCGAGAAAGACAACCCGAACTGGAACGATCTTTATCCGGAGATCGCCGGAGGCGATGGACAGGCCTCTGGAATACTGGATCGCCCGGTCGAGCCGGGCGATGACAGCTGAGCTTGTGGCACCGTCCAAATCTGGTACCACCCTCCCATGACCGCACCTCAGGCTCCTCCCGACATCACAGCGACCGCAGCGAATCCCGGCACCGCCAAGCCCGCCCCCACCTGGCGCGAGAGCATGGCGGTCTACCTGCAGCCGCGCGTCCTTGTCGTGCTGTTCCTCGGCTTCTCATCGGGGCTGCCGCTGGCGTTGTCCGGGTCGACCTTGCAGATCTGGATGCGCGAGCTCGGTGTCGATCTCGGCACCATCGGGCTGTTCGCGCTGGTCGGAACTCCGTACACGCTGAAATTCCTGTGGGCACCGCTGGTCGACGCGCTGCACGTACCGCTGCTGACGCGCGCGTTCGGACGGCGGCGCGGCTGGCTGGTGTTCGCGCAAGCGCTGCTGATCGGCGCCATTCTGCTGCTGGCGCTGACCGACCCGGCGCGAGCGCCGTTCATGGTGGCGCTGGCCGCCGTGCTGGTGGCCGCGATGTCGTCGACCCAGGACATCGTCGTCGATGCCTTCCGCGTTGAGAGCCTGCCGGAGAGCGAGCAGGCCGCCGGCATGGCGTCCTACGTCGCCGCCTACCGCATCGGCATGCTGGTCTCGACCGCGGGCACGCTGGTGGTGGTCAGCGCCTTCGAGAACTCAGGACTTTCCCGCCCGTCGTCCTGGATGTGGGGCTATGTCGTGATGGCAGCGCTGGTGCTGATCGGCACGATCACGGCGCTGGCCGCGACCGAGCCGGCGCAGTCGAAGCAGGCGGAGGCGGAGATGGGTGCGGACACCGCGCTCGCCCGCGTGATGCATGCGGCCGCCGGCGCCTTCCTCGAATTCCTCAGCCGGCGCGATGCGCTTGGGGCGCTCGCCTTCGTGGTGCTGTTCAAGTTCACCGACGCCTTCTCCGGCACGATGACCGCGCCATTCGTGATCGATCTCGGCTTCAGCAAGGTCGACTATGCGGCAATCGTGAAGGGCGTCGGCCTCGCCGCAACGCTGGCCGGCGGCTTTGCCGGCGGCTTCGTCGCGCGGCGCTATTCGCTGCCAACCAGCCTGTTGATCGGCGGCGTGGTACAGGCGCTCGCCAACCTGTCGTTCTCCTGGCTGGCAATTGTCGGCGTCAATCAATGGGCGCTGGCGCTGGCGATTTCGGCGGAGAACTTCACCAGCGCGATCGGCACCGTGATCTTCGTCGCCTATCTCTCGGCGCTGTGCCAGAACCCGCTGCACACCGCGACCCAATATGCGCTGCTCACCGCGCTGGCGGCGGTCGGGCGGACCTATTTGTCATCGGGCGCGGGCTACGTTGCGAAAGCCACCGGATGGCCGCTGTTCTTCGTGATCTGCGTTCTGGTGGCGATCCCGAGCCTCGTGCTGCTTGCCTGGCTGCAGAGACGCGGACATTTCGATGGATTGGGGCCAGTGAAGGTCTAGCTGCCGCCTGGAGTTAGACCGTCATCACCCGCGAAGGCGGGCTCCAGTATTGCAGAGACGCCTGCGATCAACCGAGAGGCCGCGGCGTACTGGATCGCCCGGTCAAGCCGGGCGATGACAGCGGAAATCATGGCGCTGCATTCGCGTGAACGTCCCCAGAGGCCTCACCGCTTCACCAGGCTCCACTTCGTCACCACCGCCTCGCTGATCTGGCCGGCATCCTGGGCGCAGGTGATCTCGTCGACCTTGACCGCGATCTGCTTGCCGAGCAGGCCCTTGAGCTGCGAGGCCTGCGCGGTGTTGGCGGTGACGAGCTGGAACGTCTCGGGACCGGTCTCGAGGTTGCAGAGGCCGCTCGGCGGCGGCAGACGGCGCGGCTCGCTGGTGATCTGATAGGCGGCAGGCTGACCGGGCTTGGCGCTGCGGAGCTTCAGCGCGGTGAGTTCACCGGACAGCACGTCACCGGCGTTGAGCGGCTTGCCCGCCTTCTGTGGCGCCTCGCTTTGCTGCGCCAGAACGGATGGCGCCGAGAGCGCCACCCAAATCGCGCCCAAAGCCAGCCGTTTGCCGAATCCGCGTTTCGTCATCATTCCACTTCCGTCTGTGCTTAGAACAAAGTCCGCTGTCGCATCGCGGCCGACAGCGTGCCTTCGTCGAGATAGTCGAGCTCGCCGCCGACCGGCACGCCATGCGCCAGCCGCGTGACCTTGACGTTCGCCTCCTGCAGGAGGTCGGTGATGTAGTGCGCGGTGGTCTGGCCGTCGACCGTCGCATTCAGAGCGAGGATGATCTCTGACACCTCGGGCGCGTGCGCGCGCTGCACCAGCGCATCGATGGTGAGATCCTGCGGGCCGACGCCGTCGAGCGGCGACAGCGTACCACCGAGCACGTGATAACGACCATTGCTGGCCTTGGCGCGCTCCAGCGCCCAGAGGTCGGCGACATCGGCGACGACGACGATCATCGCCGGATCGCGCCGCGGATCCGTGCAGACCGTGCAGGGACTCTGGGTGTCGATGTTGCCGCAGGTCTTGCAGACCTGGATGCGCTCGATCGCGACCTGCATCGCCGAGGCGAGCGGCACCATCAGCGCCTCGCGCTTCTTGATCAGATGCAGCGCAGCGCGCCGCGCCGAACGCGGCCCCAGGCCGGGCAGGCGCGCGAGCAGCTGGATCAGACGCTCGATTTCGGGACCGGCGACGGCCATCAGTTCACGAATGTCATTCGTTGACTAGCCGAAACCGAAGCCCGGCGGCAGGCCGAGCTTGCCGGTGATTGCCTGCATCTTCTCCTGCATCGCCGCTTCCGCCTTGCGGCGCGCATCGCCATGCGCGGTGACCAGCAGATCCTCCAGGATCTCGGCCTCCTCCGGCTTCAAAAGCGAGGGATCGATCTTGATGGACTTCACATCCATCTTGGCAGTCATGCGCACGGCGACGAGGCCGCCGCCCGAGATGCCCTCGACCTCGACATTGCCGAGCTCCGCCTGCATCTCCTGCATCTTCGTTTGCAGCTGCGCCGCCTGTTTCATCATGCCGAGAAAGTCAGCCATCGGAGCACCTCGTCATCAGCCTTTTTGTTGAGCATGATCTTTCGGAAAACCGGTCTCCACTTTTCCGGATCATGCTCTAGAAGTCATCATCACTATCGGACTCGTCAGGCGGCTCGACAGCACTGGCGTCCGATTCGGGCGGCTCGGGGGCGAGCCTGCGCACTTCGACCACCTTGGTGCCCGGGAACCGCGCCAGGATCTCCTGCACCCGCGGATCGGCTTCCGCGGCCGCCTCGCGTTCACTCTTGGCGCGCAGATTCTGCTCGCGCAAGGTCGCCTGGCCCGCCTCGTTGGAAACGATCACGGTCCAGCGCCGGCCGGTCCAATCCTCGAGCTTGCGGCCGAGGTCGGAGACAAGCGAGCGCTGCGCCGTCCGTTCCAGCGCGATCTCCAGCCGTCCCTCTTCGAAGCGGACGAGCCTGACGTCCATCTCGAGCGCGCTCTTGGTGATCAGGTCGCGATTCTTGCCGGCGAGTGCGGCGAGCTCCTGGAAGCTCGCGATGCGCAGCACAGGCTGGTCCTGCGATGCCGGCGCCGGCTGCGATGCCATCGCCTGCGGACGCATTCCACCACCGACCGCGGCGAGCGTCGGGCCTTGCGCACGCGGCGCCTGCATCGGCGCTGAGCTCATCACCGGAGGT
Protein-coding sequences here:
- a CDS encoding YbaB/EbfC family nucleoid-associated protein, producing the protein MADFLGMMKQAAQLQTKMQEMQAELGNVEVEGISGGGLVAVRMTAKMDVKSIKIDPSLLKPEEAEILEDLLVTAHGDARRKAEAAMQEKMQAITGKLGLPPGFGFG
- the truA gene encoding tRNA pseudouridine(38-40) synthase TruA, translating into MPRYKLTIEYDGAPFCGWQLQATLPSVQGALEAAVQATCGVPTRVHGSGRTDAGVHATGQVAHCDIEKEFRPDKLRDALNAHLRPNPVAVLAAEIVPETFEARFSARKRHYRYRIVNRRPNLALEVGRVWRVPQRLDSDAMHAAAQRLIGKHDFTTFRDTECQAKSPEKTLDQLDVVRDGDGVTILTSARSYLHSQVRSMVGSLVWVGQGRWSADDLAAALAARNRAACGVVAPPEGLYLVKVDY
- a CDS encoding GIY-YIG nuclease family protein, whose amino-acid sequence is MSARSYYVYILASHIGGTLYIGVTNDLIRRVAEHRSKVSESFTKRYGVTKLVYFEAFEQIEQAIHREKRLKKWQRDWKISLIEKDNPNWNDLYPEIAGGDGQASGILDRPVEPGDDS
- the def gene encoding peptide deformylase; this translates as MSLREIIILPDKQLRLVSKPVEKVTPEIRQLVDDMFQTMYDAPGIGLAAIQVAQPLRVITMDLAKPDAEGGETKREPRVFINPEIIARSDELSVYEEGCLSIPEYYEEVERPARVRVRFIDLDGKLREEDAEGLYATCIQHEIDHLNGVLFIDYLSKLKRDRVMKKFTKAAKRAE
- a CDS encoding AmpG family muropeptide MFS transporter; protein product: MTAPQAPPDITATAANPGTAKPAPTWRESMAVYLQPRVLVVLFLGFSSGLPLALSGSTLQIWMRELGVDLGTIGLFALVGTPYTLKFLWAPLVDALHVPLLTRAFGRRRGWLVFAQALLIGAILLLALTDPARAPFMVALAAVLVAAMSSTQDIVVDAFRVESLPESEQAAGMASYVAAYRIGMLVSTAGTLVVVSAFENSGLSRPSSWMWGYVVMAALVLIGTITALAATEPAQSKQAEAEMGADTALARVMHAAAGAFLEFLSRRDALGALAFVVLFKFTDAFSGTMTAPFVIDLGFSKVDYAAIVKGVGLAATLAGGFAGGFVARRYSLPTSLLIGGVVQALANLSFSWLAIVGVNQWALALAISAENFTSAIGTVIFVAYLSALCQNPLHTATQYALLTALAAVGRTYLSSGAGYVAKATGWPLFFVICVLVAIPSLVLLAWLQRRGHFDGLGPVKV
- a CDS encoding DNA recombination protein RmuC codes for the protein MTASQSLNPVVVMIGDLPIRASDALIGFGVLVLLLLVMIALAVTRSGRRGVELAAQQAMRADELEQRFGDMMRIQSEASGRVDAMAQLLAGRQVDLARSVNERLDAVTHRVGQSMEQSTRHTMDSLRVLHERLGIIDNAHRDLSELTTQVTTLRDVLANKQSRGAFGQARMEAIVQDGLPKGSYAFQYTLASGKRPDCVVFLPDARPLCIDAKFPLEAVTALHDAASEEEKRVAAQRLRTDVLRHVNDIAEKYLVVGETQDTALMFVPSESVYAEIHDGFDDVIQKAYRARVVLVSPSLLMLAIQVMQQIMKDARIRDAADQIRNEVIHLGDDLGRLRERVLKLQKHFGDVGEDIRQILISADKIEKRASRIEELDFSKQDAAVESPRIAPSTGATPDLFPLAGRMQAGE
- the recR gene encoding recombination mediator RecR is translated as MAVAGPEIERLIQLLARLPGLGPRSARRAALHLIKKREALMVPLASAMQVAIERIQVCKTCGNIDTQSPCTVCTDPRRDPAMIVVVADVADLWALERAKASNGRYHVLGGTLSPLDGVGPQDLTIDALVQRAHAPEVSEIILALNATVDGQTTAHYITDLLQEANVKVTRLAHGVPVGGELDYLDEGTLSAAMRQRTLF
- the fmt gene encoding methionyl-tRNA formyltransferase gives rise to the protein MPLRLIFMGTPDFAVPTLLELAGHGHEIAAVYTRAPKPGGRRGLALQPTPIETEARRLGIPVFTPKTLRTAEALAEFRAHGADAAVVVAYGMILPQAILDAPGLGCYNLHASLLPRWRGAAPINRAIMAGDAESGVMVMKMDVGLDTGDVAMAERLGITDAMTASDLHDKLARIGADLMVRAMAALERGGLTLTKQAEDGVTYAAKIEKAEARIDWARPAHAVLRHIHGLSPFPGAWSEVALDGEAVRLKILRCQQVTGAGEPGTVLDEQLTIACGDGAIRIVELQRAGKAPMKAGDFLRGTRVAPGLRFG